A single region of the Pirellulales bacterium genome encodes:
- a CDS encoding zinc ribbon domain-containing protein: MPIYEYTCEKCDSQFELLVRGGERPACPSCGGRKLEKLLSVPAAHINSSRSLPVCEAPRGGCGLPECGMGGCAME, translated from the coding sequence GTGCCGATCTACGAGTATACCTGCGAGAAGTGCGACAGCCAGTTTGAACTGCTGGTCCGCGGCGGCGAACGGCCCGCCTGCCCAAGCTGCGGCGGACGGAAGCTCGAGAAGCTGCTGAGCGTGCCGGCGGCTCACATCAATTCAAGCCGCTCGCTGCCGGTCTGCGAAGCTCCGCGCGGAGGCTGCGGCCTGCCCGAATGCGGCATGGGCGGTTGTGCGATGGAATAG